The Ignicoccus hospitalis KIN4/I genome includes the window CCGAGGCGGTGAGGTAACTCCCATGGACCGAGGAAAAGGGTTTTTGACCGTCCGTCTGTCATAGTTTATGGTCGGAAACCGTGAGGAAGAGGGGCATTACGTTGCAAGACGCCCTCACTATAGTTATGATACTGTGGCTGAGCTTGAGCATACTGGCGCTGTTAATAGACATATACTTGGCGTTGCACCATATAAGCAAGGGGAACTATAACATAACGATACCCCTAAGAATAGGGATAACGTTGCCCTTAGGTCCTTGATATCGCGTTATATCGCGTCCAAAAACCTCAACCTTTTGGGTATGGGCGGATGGCTCATGAACAGCTCCACAATCGGGTTGGTCCTCTCCGCCTTTAACCTCTCAACTATGTCGTCTATGTCGTAGAACGGCTCAGCGAACGCGTATATGAACAGCATCTTGGCGGGCGAGTCCACGAAGCGGGCGACTTCCTCCTTAAGGGCTGGGTCGCTCTTCAAGCTCTCGAACGCTAAGTGTATCCTAGCCAAGGCCCTCTGCATGTTTCTCTTACCGCTTACCTTGGCCCCGTGCAAGTCTGCGTAGTACTCCCTTAACCTGTTGAATTGGAGCAGCACGAAGTTGAGAGCTATGCCTATTGCTAGAAGCGCCATCCCTACGAACATTAGCGCGCTCCCTTCGTTCCTCTCGTCCCTGCTCGTGGCGCCGGAGAAGAAGCCCCAGTCTACCAGCACCCTGCCCAAATAGTAGATCAGCATCGGCGCCAGCGACAGCGCCAGTATCAACCAAACATCTCCGTGCCTGTGGTGGCCGAGCTCGTGGCCTATGACCGCTTCCAGCTCTTCTTCGGTGGCGACGTTTAGCATGCCCCTCGTTACAGCAACGTACTTCCCTGTCAGGAAGTTACCGTACGCAAAGGCGTTAGGGATGTTGACGTCAGCGACCAAGGCTTTGGGAGGTTTCTTGAACCCTGCCTTGGCAGCCAACGCCTTTACCATCTCCGCCAGCCTAGGCTCGACTTCCTCGGCGGGTTTGGTCCGGTACATTATGTTTATCAGCCACGGCGCTATTAGCCATTGTATCACTGCGAAGGCAGTTACAAAGAGCGCGAAGCCCATTAGCGTCGCGTTGAACCCAATCGTGCTTGCAATTAGGCTGTATCCCGAGTAGAGCAACAAGACGTACGCTAGGAGAGTAAGTCCCATGAACAGCTTCAGCCCTCTTTCACCCTTGGGGACCTTGTTGATTATCGGAGACAGCCCGACCATCAGTGCTAACACTAGAGCGGTCAGCAGAGGCTCAATGAAGAAGGACGGACCCCACAAGAACATAGCCTTAACGTACCCCGTGCAGGCAAGTGTTTCCCCCCGAGAATTAAAGTTTTGCGCATAATGGGGCGGCGGCGAGGCGAATTGTTGGAATACCTCTTCGGCTTAGTGAGCATGTTGGCCGACTTCGTCTACGAAGGAGGGCGCTCCGCAATACCGGCAGAGATTAGGGACCCCGTAGAGCTGGGGATAATTTCGGGAACTTCGGAGGGCTTGGGCTACCTATTAAGAGCTTTGAGCGGAGTTATGGCAGATAAGCTAGGAGCCCATTACCTATTCATGTTTCTGGGCTACTCCCTAGTGGTGGCGTACCCTATAGCGGCGCTGATACCCTCCCTCACTACCTTCCTCGTAGCCGTTGTAGTAGAGAGAATAGGGAAGGCGATAAGGTCGCCGGCCCGCGACGCCTTAGTAGCGGCCAACGTAGAAGACCCAGGAAAGGCCTTTGCAATAATAGAAGTGATGGATCAAGCGGGGGCGGTTGCCGGTCCCCTGACGCTGTTCTTGCTCTCTTCCTACTTCGGGTTGAGGGAGTCAATGGTGGTGTTTTTTATCCCTTATATAATAATGATACTCATACTGTTGAAGTTGAGAAACCTCAAGGTAGTTCCTAGGAAGAAGGAGGTGGTGTGGAGCGCCGGCTCGGCAGTGGCCTTCAGCTTCTTAATAGGGGCCTCTTTCGTGCAACCCATACTCTCAGTCGCTTCGGCGCCTCAGCCCGTTTTGGGCTACGCGCTAGTGATGTTGGTAGACGCGCTGGCGAGCGTACTTATGGGAAAGTTCTTTAGGAAGTTAGTCTACTTAGCGCCCTTGCTCGCGTTGTCCTCGCTGAGCTTGAAGGATTGGCGCTTCTTACCCTTGGCGGGCGTAGCGATAGCTTACACCGAGGTCGTGGTGAGGGCGGTGATAGCGGAGGCCGGAGGGGAGGGGAGGCTTTACGGCTTGGCATACGCGGCCCTAGGCTTGGGCTACTTCGTAGGAGGCCTCGTCATGCCTTCCTTGAGCGAGGCGGAGCTAGCCGTTTACTCCCTCGCGCTCTCGGGCGCGGCTTTGGCCTTCTTACCAAAGAGGGGAGAAAGGCTCATTCCAAAATTATGACGCGTTCGCCCTCCTCTAGTTTCTCCTTCGGTATTTTGCTAACAAACGTCGGATCGTCCAAGTCGCCGAAGCTCCTCGCTCCCGTGGGACAAGTCTCCACGCAAGCCGGAAGCAACCCCTTCCTTATGCGGTGGTAACAGAGGGTGCACTTGTCCACCGCCCTACTGTATACGTCCACGCCCCTCGCCGCATATGGACACGCAACTATGCACGCTCCGCACAAGATGCACTTGTTCTTATCGACCATGACTACCCCGTCCTTCGTAACGTAGGTGGCTCTCGTCGGGCACACGTGGGCGCACGGCGCGTCTTCGCAGTGCCTACATATCCGGTGCCAGAACTCCGCTCTAACGTTGGGGTATTTGCCCCATTCCAATCTTATCACGTTAGTCCTCGTCATGAAAAGCTTTCCGAGGACTTCCTCTGGACTCTCTCCGCTTTCCACCCTCTTTATGGCCTCCTCCAGCGGGCTCCCTTCGTACTTGCGCAGCTTGATCACCTTGGATAGTAGCTCCCCTATTACCCCTAGCTCCAGCGGCTTGCCCTCTTTGTACTGGTTCTCCATTACGCACGCGGCCGTACAGGCTCCGCAGCCCACGCACTTCTTGAGGTCTATTATCATAGCGGGCTTCACGGCAATCACCTCTTCACCTTTACTATGACGTCCGATAACAAGTGAGTGCCCGTAACCGGGTCTATCAAGAACGGTGATTGAAGAACGTTGAACTTTAGGTCCTTGTACTTACCAAACGTCAACTTCACCTCGAACCCGTAGTTCGGCGGAACGTAGATCGCCTCTGGGACTATGCCTTCGGTCAGCTTCGCCGGCCCCCTGACGCACTCCTCGCCGGCGCACACCTCGACCACCTCGCCGTCGTTGATGCCCAACCTCTGCCCCCTAGCCTTGTTTATCCATATCTTCTTGGAATCGTCAACTATCCACGACAACAGCGGGTTAGGTTGTAGCCACGTGTAGCTCATGTTTTTCTCCTTCCCAGTCAAAAGTACGAACTCGTCAGAGGCTAAGGCCTTCCTCATCCAGATCGGGGGTACCCAGGTGGGCAGCGGGTGCCACTCGGGCTTAAGCTCACCCTTCCTCGACTTTATTATTTTCAATAGTTTGAGCGGCAAGATCTCCACCTTTCCGCTGGCCGTGTTAAGCCAGCCGTTCTCCAAGATTTTTGCGTTCATTTCCAATCCCCACGAGTCGTCCGTCAAGTACACTATTCCTTTGTTCTTCACGTCGTCGAACTTTACCCCTTGCTTCTCGCACTGCTTGCGTATTACGCTCTCGAAGTCGCCCTTCTCGAGCGCTTCCTTTACGTCACAGCCCGGACAGAGCACGTTTTCCAACTTGCTTAGGTATTTCTCGAGGAGGCCAAGCTCTCTGAAGGCGTCGGCCCATATGGTTAGCATGTCCTTGCACTCGGCCTCGACTGCGGGGAAGGCCGCCATGAACCCCTTAGCCAAGCTGAATGGGATGCCGCTGAGGACGTTGTACCTTTCTAAGTAACCGCACTCCGGTATGAACAAGTCGCTGTAGAGCACGCTGTCGTCTTTCATTAATCCTATGTCTATTATTTTCTCGACGTTGGGGTGTTTGGCTACCTTCTGGAACGCTTGACCCATGAAGGTCCTCGCGGGGTTGCCGCCCAAGATGATGATTACGACTCCTTTGTTCTCTTCGACGAATCTGAGGAGGCCGTGGTACCCCCTGCCCCAAGGTATGAGCGGGCCTTTGGTTACGGTGCCGTCGCTGAGGGCTATCGGCGTCTCGCTCTCGTACTCGTAAAGCTTAGACGGCTTTTCCTTCACCGGAGGGCCGGCCACCGGCGGTGCGGCCCTCTGCAACACCTTCCCTATTCCGCCCATACTGAGGACCACGCCTCCGGGCCTCAGGAAGTTGCCAGTAACGATCGAGAGGACGGCCGCGGCCCGGTACAGCTGGAAGTGGTTGAAGTACTTGTTAGCGCTCCACCCCGTCTCTACGGCGGCGGGCCTGGTCATGGCGAACTCGGCCGCAAGTTTTTCTACCACCTCCTTGGGGACGCCGCTGACCCTCTCAGCCCACTCCGGAGTGTAATCCTTGAGGTGTTCCTTGAGCGCGTTAAAGACCGTAGTGACGGGCTTGCCCTCGTACTCACCTTCGTAGGTTAGGGAGGGCAGCTTGGCTTCTCTGGAGAACTTGAAGGAGTCGGAGGCCTCGTCGAATACTAGGAAGTCAACGACCTCGAACTCCTTCATCGGGTTCTTAACAACTATGTTCTTCGTTTCCACCAGTTCCAAGGTGTCCTTGTATATTAGCATGGGCGCGTTGGTATATTTCTTCAAGTACGTTTCATCGTAGAGGCCTTCGTTGATTATCACGTTAAGCATGGCTAGGAAGACGGCTAAGTCAGTGCCGGGCTTCACCGGAACCCACTCGTCGGCCTTGGCCGCCCACTCGCTCAGCCTCGGGTCCATAACTACCAGCTTGTAGCTGCCCAACTTGGCGCCGGCCTTGGCCGTCTGGCCCACTGCTACCGAGCCGCCCAAGTTCCTTCCGAAGGAGAGGAAGTACTTGGTCCTCTCGTAGTCTGGGACCAAGAACGCGTGGTGGCCCGGGGCCCCGGAGAAGCCCCACGAGAGCAGCTTCGAGCCTATGCAAGTCGAGAGCGGGATGTTGATAACGTTGTCAGTGCCTATCGTCGGGGCTATGGCCATACTTATAGGGTCGTTGTACGCGGCGGCAGCAGCTTGGCCTACTACCAACACGACCTTCCAAGGGGCACCCTCTTCGAGCTTCTCCTTTATTATGCTGGCCATCTCGGCAATTGCGGTCTTGTAGTCTACTTCTTCGAAGTCCCACGACCCCCTCTCGGATCCCCGCCTCTTGAGGGGCGTCCTCAACCGGTCCGGGTTTTCGAGCTGTAGAGGCCCGGAGTTCCCCCTAGGGCACACGTGGCCTTTGTTGTGGTAGGTCGCGTAGGGGTTGCCGTAAACCCTCACGGCCTTTCCGTTTCGGACCTCTACCAGTATACTGCACGACGCCGTACACATGCGGCATATGTTCGGTACTAGCTTGACTCCGGAGGCCCTCTCCTTTTCTAGGCCTTCTAACGGCACGTTGAACGGCTTTACCGAGAGTTTTGATAAGATCTTCATAATCTATCACCCATAAATTAGGACTTTTAACAATAACAAGGCTATCCATATCAAAAACGCCGCGAGGGTAACCATGACTTCGGGGCGCTCGACGAACGCGGCCTCTTGGGAGAAGGCGTAGGAGTACGGCGGCAAGCTCAGCCTCAGCCTCTGAGGCCACTCCGCAGAGAGCGCCTTGTTCGCGAACAAGCCTATGAAGGCCAGCGCGGCCCCCGCGACGGGGTTCGCGAGAGAGACGACGGCGGCCAGCGCTAGGAGCGCGTAGTACGGCGCTACGTACTTGAGCGGCACTTCCAACCTCTCGAAGGACTTAACGAAGTAGAGTTCCCAGAAGTCGAGGAGTAGTAAGGAAATTACGGATACCAATATAATGTCCCCCCTCGTTAACCATATACCCATCGCTAGGAATGTTGCCGCTGCGAACTCGGCGGCCTTGGCGGAGCCTTGCCACCCGGGCACCTTACTAGTCCCGAACGCCATACCGAAGTTCGTTTCCAACAAGATAGCCGAGGCTATGGCTAGGAGCGCGGCCTCCGGCGAGGGGGCGAGGAGGAGCCAGAGTATCGACAACGCTAATAGCACGTAGAATGCGACGTTCCACGCGATCCTAGAAGTCTTGTTGAAGCTCGTTAGGATGTTAATTGCCCTCTCGGGGGCGCCTAGGTCGGCGACCACCAGCGCCCACGCGGGTACCAAACTGGCCAAGGCTAGGAACGCCAACGGTTGGGGCTCAGCCCTTATCACTCCCAGCCCCGCGAGCCCCGCGGCTATCGCCGCTCCCGCGGCTAGCGTTGCGAAGAACGAATACGCGGGGACTAGGAACTTCCAAGCAATTTTCGACCTCTCTACCATTCCTTCTTCGTTTGCTAACAGTTCGCGCCAGTACTTTACGAACGCTAAGGCGCCCGCGCATGCCAGTATCAAAAAGCTCACGGCGACAATGACCAATCCCTAAACCCGCGGGAGTTCCCGACCGGTCGGTAATTAATTTTCTCTTGGGTTAGCTCGTCAGCGCGCCCTCAACCACTCTTCGTATATTCCCCTCTCCAACGCCCACTCCTTCAACGGGCCTAACACTATTGCCTTGCCCTTTATGTGCTCCGGGGCGGGGCTTCCCGTCAAGAACAAGCCTATCTTTATTGATAGCATCATAGATTTCAAGAACTTTTTCAATTCTTCTTTCCCCTCATAAGCCGCCTTGAGGGCGGGCAAGGCTACTCCGACCAAGTCGGCCCCGAGGGCTAACGACTTTACGGCGTGTAGGCCGTCCCTTATGCCTCCCGAAGCTATTACTAAGGCGTCCGGCGCGGCGGCTCTGGCCTCCATTATCGACGCGGCCGTCGGGATCCCCCAAGAGGACATCCAGTCAGCCACAGTCGCTAGCACTTCGTCGCCCTTCTCCCTCGCTCGGTACATCTCCACCCTCACCCAGCTCGTCCCCCCGGAGCCGGAGACGTCGAAGGCCTTTATTCCGAGCTCCCTAAGAGCCTTCACGCTTTCGTAGTCCAAGCCCGCTCCCGTCTCCTTTATTATTATTGGCTTCTCCACCTTGTCTACTAGTTCAGAGAGCTTGTTCAGCAACCCTTTGTAATCTACGTCGCCTTCCGGTTGGAATGACTCCTGGGCGGCGTTCAAGTGAATAGCTATGGCGTCGGCGTCTATCATATCTATAGCTTTCTTTATCTCTTCTAAGCCGTAGCCCTTGAGCAGCTGCGGCGCGCCCAAGTTGGCTATTAACAGCGCGTTGGGGGCCCTTTCTCGGGCTATCCTGAAGGTCCACTCCAGCTCCGGCCTCTCGACCGCTGCCCTCTGGCTCCCCACCCCCATGCCCAACCCCAGCTCTTCTACGACCTCAGCGATGACGGCGTTGATCTTAGCTGCGTGTTCGTTGCCCCCGGTCATGCCGGTTACTATGAGAGGCGCGCTCAACTTCTTCCCGAAGACTTCTATTTCAGTGACCACCTCCTCTAGGTTAAGCTCCGGCACGGCT containing:
- a CDS encoding zinc metalloprotease HtpX; protein product: MFLWGPSFFIEPLLTALVLALMVGLSPIINKVPKGERGLKLFMGLTLLAYVLLLYSGYSLIASTIGFNATLMGFALFVTAFAVIQWLIAPWLINIMYRTKPAEEVEPRLAEMVKALAAKAGFKKPPKALVADVNIPNAFAYGNFLTGKYVAVTRGMLNVATEEELEAVIGHELGHHRHGDVWLILALSLAPMLIYYLGRVLVDWGFFSGATSRDERNEGSALMFVGMALLAIGIALNFVLLQFNRLREYYADLHGAKVSGKRNMQRALARIHLAFESLKSDPALKEEVARFVDSPAKMLFIYAFAEPFYDIDDIVERLKAERTNPIVELFMSHPPIPKRLRFLDAI
- a CDS encoding MFS transporter produces the protein MEYLFGLVSMLADFVYEGGRSAIPAEIRDPVELGIISGTSEGLGYLLRALSGVMADKLGAHYLFMFLGYSLVVAYPIAALIPSLTTFLVAVVVERIGKAIRSPARDALVAANVEDPGKAFAIIEVMDQAGAVAGPLTLFLLSSYFGLRESMVVFFIPYIIMILILLKLRNLKVVPRKKEVVWSAGSAVAFSFLIGASFVQPILSVASAPQPVLGYALVMLVDALASVLMGKFFRKLVYLAPLLALSSLSLKDWRFLPLAGVAIAYTEVVVRAVIAEAGGEGRLYGLAYAALGLGYFVGGLVMPSLSEAELAVYSLALSGAALAFLPKRGERLIPKL
- a CDS encoding 4Fe-4S dicluster domain-containing protein gives rise to the protein MKPAMIIDLKKCVGCGACTAACVMENQYKEGKPLELGVIGELLSKVIKLRKYEGSPLEEAIKRVESGESPEEVLGKLFMTRTNVIRLEWGKYPNVRAEFWHRICRHCEDAPCAHVCPTRATYVTKDGVVMVDKNKCILCGACIVACPYAARGVDVYSRAVDKCTLCYHRIRKGLLPACVETCPTGARSFGDLDDPTFVSKIPKEKLEEGERVIILE
- a CDS encoding molybdopterin-containing oxidoreductase family protein is translated as MKILSKLSVKPFNVPLEGLEKERASGVKLVPNICRMCTASCSILVEVRNGKAVRVYGNPYATYHNKGHVCPRGNSGPLQLENPDRLRTPLKRRGSERGSWDFEEVDYKTAIAEMASIIKEKLEEGAPWKVVLVVGQAAAAAYNDPISMAIAPTIGTDNVINIPLSTCIGSKLLSWGFSGAPGHHAFLVPDYERTKYFLSFGRNLGGSVAVGQTAKAGAKLGSYKLVVMDPRLSEWAAKADEWVPVKPGTDLAVFLAMLNVIINEGLYDETYLKKYTNAPMLIYKDTLELVETKNIVVKNPMKEFEVVDFLVFDEASDSFKFSREAKLPSLTYEGEYEGKPVTTVFNALKEHLKDYTPEWAERVSGVPKEVVEKLAAEFAMTRPAAVETGWSANKYFNHFQLYRAAAVLSIVTGNFLRPGGVVLSMGGIGKVLQRAAPPVAGPPVKEKPSKLYEYESETPIALSDGTVTKGPLIPWGRGYHGLLRFVEENKGVVIIILGGNPARTFMGQAFQKVAKHPNVEKIIDIGLMKDDSVLYSDLFIPECGYLERYNVLSGIPFSLAKGFMAAFPAVEAECKDMLTIWADAFRELGLLEKYLSKLENVLCPGCDVKEALEKGDFESVIRKQCEKQGVKFDDVKNKGIVYLTDDSWGLEMNAKILENGWLNTASGKVEILPLKLLKIIKSRKGELKPEWHPLPTWVPPIWMRKALASDEFVLLTGKEKNMSYTWLQPNPLLSWIVDDSKKIWINKARGQRLGINDGEVVEVCAGEECVRGPAKLTEGIVPEAIYVPPNYGFEVKLTFGKYKDLKFNVLQSPFLIDPVTGTHLLSDVIVKVKR
- the nrfD gene encoding NrfD/PsrC family molybdoenzyme membrane anchor subunit, which translates into the protein MVIVAVSFLILACAGALAFVKYWRELLANEEGMVERSKIAWKFLVPAYSFFATLAAGAAIAAGLAGLGVIRAEPQPLAFLALASLVPAWALVVADLGAPERAINILTSFNKTSRIAWNVAFYVLLALSILWLLLAPSPEAALLAIASAILLETNFGMAFGTSKVPGWQGSAKAAEFAAATFLAMGIWLTRGDIILVSVISLLLLDFWELYFVKSFERLEVPLKYVAPYYALLALAAVVSLANPVAGAALAFIGLFANKALSAEWPQRLRLSLPPYSYAFSQEAAFVERPEVMVTLAAFLIWIALLLLKVLIYG
- the fni gene encoding type 2 isopentenyl-diphosphate Delta-isomerase — encoded protein: METSNRKLDHLRITLLEDVEAGDTWLDFVKVPHRAVPELNLEEVVTEIEVFGKKLSAPLIVTGMTGGNEHAAKINAVIAEVVEELGLGMGVGSQRAAVERPELEWTFRIARERAPNALLIANLGAPQLLKGYGLEEIKKAIDMIDADAIAIHLNAAQESFQPEGDVDYKGLLNKLSELVDKVEKPIIIKETGAGLDYESVKALRELGIKAFDVSGSGGTSWVRVEMYRAREKGDEVLATVADWMSSWGIPTAASIMEARAAAPDALVIASGGIRDGLHAVKSLALGADLVGVALPALKAAYEGKEELKKFLKSMMLSIKIGLFLTGSPAPEHIKGKAIVLGPLKEWALERGIYEEWLRAR